The Gillisia sp. Hel_I_86 genome has a segment encoding these proteins:
- the murC gene encoding UDP-N-acetylmuramate--L-alanine ligase translates to MNLHFIAIGGSAMHNLALALNHKGNKITGSDDAIFEPSKSKLKNAGLLPDENGWFPNKITTHLDAIILGMHAKKDNPELLRAIDLGIKIYSYPEFLFEQSKHKTRVVIGGSHGKTTITSMILHVLHYNGKEIDFMVGAQLEGFETMVHLTEENDFILLEGDEYLSSPIDRRPKFHLYKPNIALLSGIAWDHVNVFPTYENYVEQFEIFVDSIVSGGILVYNEEDPELVGIAENTTNQIRKHGYNTPEYSIEDGTTILNTPEGELPLELFGAHNLNNLAGAKWICQHMGVDEDDFYEAISTFKGASKRLEKIVGTNNMLVYKDFAHSPSKVIATTTAVKNQYPNKTLVACLELHTYSSLTPEFLKQYNSSLNSADEAIVFFSPEALQIKKLPPITESQIFEAFGKSDLTVFTNPEKFQLHLKNMDYSNKVLLLMSSGNYGGLDFNEIKNWVS, encoded by the coding sequence ATGAACCTTCATTTTATTGCAATTGGCGGAAGCGCAATGCACAATTTGGCGCTAGCCCTAAATCACAAAGGAAATAAAATAACAGGAAGCGACGATGCCATTTTTGAGCCTTCAAAATCCAAACTTAAAAATGCAGGATTATTGCCTGATGAAAACGGATGGTTTCCTAATAAGATCACTACACACCTAGATGCAATTATCCTTGGAATGCATGCAAAAAAGGATAATCCAGAACTGCTTCGGGCTATCGATTTAGGTATTAAAATATATTCTTATCCAGAATTTTTATTTGAACAATCCAAACATAAAACGAGGGTCGTTATAGGGGGTTCCCATGGGAAAACTACCATAACTTCTATGATCTTGCACGTTTTGCATTATAATGGAAAAGAAATTGACTTTATGGTGGGAGCCCAGTTGGAAGGGTTTGAAACCATGGTTCATTTAACCGAAGAAAACGATTTTATTCTTTTAGAAGGTGATGAATACCTTTCTTCACCTATAGATAGAAGGCCAAAATTCCATCTTTATAAGCCTAATATTGCCTTATTGAGCGGAATTGCTTGGGATCACGTGAATGTTTTTCCCACTTATGAGAATTACGTAGAGCAATTCGAAATTTTTGTGGACTCCATAGTTAGTGGTGGAATTCTGGTCTATAATGAGGAGGATCCTGAGCTTGTTGGAATTGCTGAAAATACAACTAACCAAATTCGCAAACATGGATATAATACCCCAGAGTATTCGATAGAAGACGGAACAACAATATTAAATACTCCAGAAGGCGAGCTGCCACTGGAATTGTTTGGAGCGCACAATCTTAACAATTTGGCAGGTGCAAAATGGATCTGTCAGCATATGGGCGTTGATGAAGATGATTTTTATGAAGCTATTTCCACATTTAAAGGCGCTTCCAAAAGATTGGAAAAGATAGTAGGCACCAACAATATGCTCGTATATAAAGATTTTGCGCATAGTCCATCCAAAGTGATCGCTACAACTACAGCGGTTAAAAATCAATATCCTAATAAAACCCTGGTTGCTTGTTTGGAGTTGCATACCTATAGCAGTTTAACTCCTGAATTTTTAAAACAGTATAATTCTAGTTTGAATAGTGCCGATGAAGCCATAGTTTTCTTCTCTCCGGAAGCACTTCAGATAAAAAAGTTGCCCCCAATTACAGAGTCGCAGATCTTTGAAGCATTCGGAAAATCAGATTTAACAGTTTTTACCAATCCCGAAAAATTTCAACTTCATTTAAAAAACATGGATTACTCAAATAAAGTGCTGTTGCTTATGAGCAGTGGGAATTATGGTGGACTGGATTTTAATGAAATCAAAAATTGGGTTTCTTAA
- a CDS encoding DUF5723 family protein: MRLYLSCFTILLGITLCQAQNKQLLYNVRGLPQSLLNNPGANVNFDGHIGIPLFSKFHISAGSSGVNLYDIFDDSKPDVNRKVSAAIRRLTRDDYFTLNQQLEVLSFGWRLNNGQYFSAGVYQEMDMFAYFPKDPALLVNEGNNAYLNVPFDFSDVAFTGEIMTVYHLGLNKKINDKLTIGARAKLYSGIFNVASTNNSGKFITRDDPNTPNFYRHFAENIDIRVNTSGYASLNNTGRTVQESTRDLLKRSFFGGNIGAGVDLGASYNLQDNLRLTASILDIGMMYQQYDVENYLYYGDYETDGIEPLFPDIAPSNNTIPYWDLFEDEVDRNLKDETVNEEYKTWRPVKFNAAIEFGFEEMFETCDYLRTYKRRNFNLIGIHLFGVKRPRTMNYALTTYYDRKFSNNFRAKVSYTVDDFSYYNVGLLVSTKIKKFNFYLAADNLIGYLNLAKSQSASIQFGMQFIFKK, translated from the coding sequence ATGAGATTATACCTTTCCTGCTTTACGATATTATTGGGAATTACACTTTGCCAAGCACAGAATAAGCAGTTGTTGTATAACGTGCGGGGCTTGCCACAATCCTTGCTCAACAATCCTGGTGCAAACGTGAATTTCGATGGGCATATTGGAATTCCCTTATTTTCCAAATTCCATATCTCGGCCGGATCATCGGGAGTTAATTTATACGATATTTTTGATGATTCCAAGCCAGACGTAAATAGAAAGGTAAGTGCCGCAATTAGAAGGTTGACCAGGGACGATTATTTCACACTGAACCAACAATTAGAAGTCCTTTCTTTTGGTTGGAGGTTAAACAATGGGCAGTACTTTTCTGCTGGAGTGTACCAAGAAATGGATATGTTCGCGTATTTCCCAAAAGACCCGGCGTTATTGGTGAATGAAGGTAACAATGCGTATTTAAACGTCCCGTTTGATTTTTCTGATGTTGCCTTTACAGGAGAGATCATGACGGTCTATCATCTCGGGCTCAATAAAAAAATAAATGATAAATTAACCATTGGAGCACGAGCTAAGTTGTATTCTGGAATATTCAATGTCGCAAGCACAAATAATTCGGGAAAATTCATAACCCGGGACGATCCCAATACCCCAAATTTTTATAGGCATTTTGCAGAGAATATAGATATAAGGGTAAATACTTCTGGATATGCTTCTTTAAACAATACGGGCAGAACAGTACAAGAATCTACTCGTGATTTGTTAAAACGATCTTTTTTTGGTGGAAATATTGGCGCTGGGGTAGATTTGGGGGCGTCTTATAATCTTCAGGACAATTTAAGGCTTACCGCTTCTATTTTGGATATTGGTATGATGTATCAACAGTACGATGTAGAAAATTATTTGTACTATGGAGATTATGAAACAGATGGGATAGAGCCTTTGTTTCCAGATATAGCTCCTAGCAATAATACCATACCCTATTGGGACCTTTTTGAAGATGAGGTAGATAGGAATTTAAAGGATGAAACCGTAAATGAGGAATATAAAACTTGGAGGCCTGTTAAATTTAATGCTGCGATAGAATTTGGATTTGAGGAAATGTTTGAAACTTGCGATTATTTAAGGACTTATAAGCGTAGGAATTTCAATCTAATAGGGATACATCTTTTTGGCGTAAAGCGGCCCAGGACCATGAACTATGCTTTAACCACCTATTATGATAGGAAATTTTCAAATAACTTTCGAGCAAAAGTGTCTTATACCGTAGACGATTTTTCATATTATAATGTAGGTTTGTTGGTCTCAACAAAAATTAAAAAATTTAATTTTTATCTTGCAGCAGATAATTTGATTGGATATTTAAACCTTGCAAAATCACAAAGTGCTTCCATACAATTTGGAATGCAGTTTATATTTAAAAAATAA
- the radC gene encoding RadC family protein, with amino-acid sequence MSSTKIPFTIKNWAIDDRPREKLLQKGKLSLTDAELIAILIGSGSREESAVELSKKILSKSQNNLNLLGKQSVSQLMEFKGIGEAKAISIMAAMELGRRRRSEDAIENVKITSSNSVFEVLQPILGDLPHEEFWILYLNNANKILEKFQISKGGITGTLVDVRITLRKALELGAVSLILAHNHPSGNLKPSEVDKQLTLKLKTAAESMDIKILDHLIVTEKSYFSFADEGLM; translated from the coding sequence ATGAGTAGCACTAAAATCCCCTTCACGATTAAAAATTGGGCCATAGATGATAGGCCTCGCGAAAAATTGCTTCAAAAGGGAAAGCTCTCCTTAACAGATGCAGAATTGATTGCAATTCTAATCGGCTCGGGGAGCAGGGAAGAAAGTGCAGTAGAGCTATCAAAGAAAATCCTTTCAAAAAGCCAGAACAATCTAAATTTATTGGGAAAGCAATCTGTTTCTCAACTTATGGAATTTAAGGGAATAGGAGAGGCTAAAGCCATTTCAATTATGGCAGCAATGGAGTTGGGAAGACGAAGGCGTTCTGAAGATGCGATAGAAAACGTAAAAATTACGTCCAGTAATTCCGTTTTCGAGGTTCTGCAACCTATTCTTGGGGATTTACCGCACGAGGAGTTTTGGATCTTGTACTTGAACAATGCCAATAAGATCCTTGAAAAATTCCAAATAAGCAAAGGTGGTATTACAGGCACCTTGGTGGACGTGCGTATTACGCTCCGCAAAGCTTTGGAATTGGGCGCAGTTTCCTTGATTCTTGCCCACAATCACCCTTCTGGAAATTTAAAACCCAGCGAGGTAGATAAGCAATTAACCCTAAAGCTTAAAACTGCTGCCGAAAGTATGGATATTAAGATCCTGGATCACCTTATTGTTACCGAAAAGTCCTATTTTAGCTTTGCCGACGAAGGATTGATGTAA
- a CDS encoding YjjG family noncanonical pyrimidine nucleotidase, which produces MKFNNIKHVYFDLDHTLWDFDKNSALTFDVIFKEENIGLEIQDFLEAYIPINIDYWARYRNNLVSKELLRVGRLRDSFDALKIQISDESIDKLSNRYISVLPGFNHLLQDTKEILEYLKPKYKLHIITNGFEEIQHNKMQNSQIADYFDTITTSEEAGVKKPHLQIFAKALLKSNAVPENSVMIGDSYEADIEGAKNAGLHAVYFDYYGKLETVQVPQIQKLKELEMYL; this is translated from the coding sequence ATGAAATTCAATAACATAAAACATGTCTATTTTGATCTGGATCATACGTTGTGGGATTTCGATAAAAATTCGGCATTGACCTTCGATGTGATTTTCAAGGAAGAAAACATAGGCCTGGAAATTCAGGATTTTCTAGAGGCCTACATTCCTATTAATATTGACTATTGGGCCAGGTATCGGAATAATTTGGTTTCCAAAGAGCTTTTGCGTGTGGGAAGGCTTCGGGATAGTTTCGATGCTTTGAAAATTCAAATTTCAGATGAATCAATAGATAAATTGTCAAATAGGTACATTAGTGTTTTGCCCGGTTTTAACCATTTGCTTCAAGATACCAAAGAGATTTTGGAGTATTTGAAGCCTAAGTACAAGCTGCATATTATTACAAATGGTTTTGAAGAAATTCAGCATAACAAAATGCAAAACTCCCAGATTGCAGATTATTTTGATACTATTACAACTTCTGAAGAAGCTGGGGTGAAAAAGCCACATTTACAAATATTTGCAAAAGCCCTTCTAAAATCCAATGCCGTTCCAGAAAATTCCGTCATGATTGGCGATAGTTATGAAGCCGATATTGAAGGCGCGAAAAATGCAGGTTTGCATGCCGTTTATTTCGATTACTATGGAAAGCTTGAAACTGTGCAAGTGCCTCAAATCCAAAAGTTAAAAGAGCTGGAAATGTATTTATAG
- a CDS encoding DUF7033 domain-containing protein codes for MLLIYTQKITPRITYAFKHLCTRVLGVELKITSKIEEFIAYESMKFSYGKKRLGNELFFQNVDLLLEQGFSDVEIKVQDWEETKCFFPVSENSDLPFDIFAASFYLLSRYEEYLPHVKDDFGRFPALESLAFKKGFLNSPVIDIWIQKFKKLLVSRFPEISFKKREYKSTSVISVSHVFNFQNKGFLRSVTGTLIDLGKLKFSRVSDRIKVQLRFKKDPYNVFDDLISLVKKHKINLNFMFQLSNFNAYDRNINYNRLNYREIIKYVADYSIVGLRLGYFAISNIEALKVEKKRFENIIHGPLQNVINTKYNLMLPEHYGFLNELEIPNDYSMGYPETIGFRAGTSLPFLFYDINLEITTPLKVHPYVFHSQATRIYEANELQEVVLKIMKDLKNVKGNMLTIFKNRDFSEYSNFKYHYSLLKQIHEIQ; via the coding sequence ATGCTTTTAATTTATACTCAAAAAATAACTCCCAGGATAACCTACGCTTTTAAGCACCTTTGTACCCGCGTGCTGGGTGTGGAGCTTAAAATCACTTCAAAAATAGAAGAGTTTATTGCGTACGAAAGCATGAAGTTTTCTTATGGCAAAAAGAGGCTTGGCAACGAACTGTTTTTTCAGAATGTAGATCTTTTATTAGAACAAGGTTTTAGTGATGTAGAAATAAAAGTACAAGATTGGGAAGAGACTAAATGTTTTTTCCCGGTTTCAGAAAACAGTGATCTGCCTTTCGATATTTTCGCGGCCTCCTTTTATTTGCTTTCCCGGTACGAAGAATATTTGCCCCATGTTAAAGACGATTTTGGAAGGTTCCCGGCTTTGGAAAGTTTGGCTTTTAAAAAAGGGTTTTTAAATTCCCCTGTCATCGATATTTGGATTCAAAAATTCAAAAAATTATTGGTATCCAGATTTCCTGAAATATCCTTTAAGAAGCGTGAATATAAATCGACTTCTGTAATTTCTGTAAGCCACGTTTTTAATTTTCAGAATAAAGGATTTTTAAGAAGTGTAACAGGAACCTTAATAGATTTGGGCAAGTTGAAGTTTTCTCGGGTTTCCGATAGGATAAAAGTGCAGCTCAGGTTCAAAAAAGACCCTTATAATGTGTTTGACGACCTAATCTCATTGGTAAAAAAACATAAGATCAACTTAAATTTCATGTTTCAGCTAAGCAATTTTAATGCTTACGACAGAAATATTAATTACAATAGGCTGAATTACCGCGAAATTATTAAATATGTTGCAGATTATTCCATAGTAGGATTGCGATTGGGGTATTTTGCGATCTCTAATATTGAAGCTTTAAAGGTTGAAAAAAAGCGGTTTGAGAACATTATCCACGGACCTTTGCAAAATGTTATAAATACAAAGTACAATTTAATGTTGCCAGAGCATTATGGTTTTTTGAACGAACTGGAAATCCCCAATGACTATTCTATGGGGTATCCAGAGACAATTGGGTTTAGGGCAGGAACTAGTTTGCCCTTTTTGTTCTACGACATCAATTTGGAAATAACAACCCCATTAAAGGTTCATCCCTATGTTTTTCATTCCCAGGCGACACGGATTTATGAAGCCAATGAACTACAGGAAGTTGTTCTTAAAATAATGAAAGATCTAAAAAATGTGAAAGGAAATATGCTTACGATCTTTAAAAACAGGGATTTTTCGGAATATTCAAATTTTAAATATCACTATTCATTATTAAAGCAAATACATGAAATTCAATAA